ataataggAATCAAATTAGTATTGATACTTTATTATGCTATCTAATAAGATCACTCATAGACTTCACATATGGGAATCAAATTGTATATCATTCTAttcttttatacatatataaaaatattaatattaaaaaaaaataccattctAGCTTAGAAATCgaaaaaccctaatccttattattttatccttcccaaaccaaacacaaatccccccccccccttctcatTTTTCCCCAAAACAGCAGCTCAGTAATTCGTGACCAATCCAAACCACACCGTGGGTCCAAGAATTTGATCCAATAAATaaagtttgtttggttttgacAAGGATTTTCAACAAATCAAGAACTATGGTATGTGACGATGTGCTCCTTGAAATCTTTTCAGGTTTGGCCAATCAAATATTTGTTCAGGTTGAAGTGTGTTAGTCAACGTTttaatcaaatcatcaattccATCATCTATGACCCTAAGTTGTTGCCAACACATGATCATGCTCTTGGTCTCCAATCTGTCCATGGTTTCTTTCACTTTTCGTTTCATAGTCCACAAAACATAAGGTACCTTTCTCTTCATCCTCAACACCACTCCCTTAACAGTTGTATCAGGCCTATTTCTAAACATCAAGTTGTTGATTCTTGTGATGGGCTTCTTTTGCTCAATATTCTACAAACCAAtctctttagtctttataaCCCAACAATAAAGAAATACCAATATATTCTGAAACCAACAGAATGGTTGCCAAGTGTTAAGCAAAATATCGGGTTGGCTTATGATCATTCTAGTGCTTTGATTTCCAATAACCATTGCCAGTTGGTTCTTGTTTATAGGAAGAAGATTGTCCTAGGTGGTAGAGAACAATATGGATTTACGATATTCTCATCTAAAGAAATTGCATGGTGGGAAAGAGTGGATGCAATACTAGAGTGTGAATCAAGAGAGTTTGTCAAACATGGTCAAGCAGTTTACTTCAAAAAATCTTTGCATTGGATGAGGAAATCCGGTGAtattgttgtgtttgatttaaaGGAAAACAAGCCAAAAATCATAAGCAAGCCCCGTTTTCTTGATAAGTTCAAAGATGACGTGATTTGGAGTTAGAAGGGGTTCAATTAATCTAGTACGTATTTTAAGGACACAGATCGTCGTCTTTGTACTCCTTGATTATGAAAAAGGTGAATGGGGGTGTGTTACGTCCTTGGCCACTAACGAGCGTCTTC
This genomic stretch from Castanea sativa cultivar Marrone di Chiusa Pesio chromosome 1, ASM4071231v1 harbors:
- the LOC142618839 gene encoding putative F-box protein At1g20795 produces the protein MCSLKSFQVWPIKYLFRLKCVSQRFNQIINSIIYDPKLLPTHDHALGLQSVHGFFHFSFHSPQNIRYLSLHPQHHSLNSCIRPISKHQVVDSCDGLLLLNILQTNLFSLYNPTIKKYQYILKPTEWLPSVKQNIGLAYDHSSALISNNHCQLVLVYRKKIVLGGREQYGFTIFSSKEIAWWERVDAILECESREFVKHGQAVYFKKSLHWMRKSGDIVVFDLKENKPKIISKPRFLDKFKDDVIWS